The following coding sequences are from one Desulfosporosinus orientis DSM 765 window:
- the istB gene encoding IS21-like element helper ATPase IstB, which translates to MNERIERVNALVSGLHLVPVDLENLYAKKNNLTPLESVEVFLSEQQRLRTEKQNLIRRRRANLPAEKTLETFDFGFQRSVSKEQMLRLSDMTWVEQAFNICFLGPPGIGKTHLALSLAVQALNLGYAVAFTTLDELIITLKTSQISTASKRRIKILNSAALVIIDEVGFMPLSTIEANLFFGFVSSMSEKTSLIITSNKGFDEWVDFLGDATITTAILDRLIHHCEILNMTGNSYRLQHRKTITQK; encoded by the coding sequence ATGAATGAACGGATTGAACGTGTCAATGCATTAGTATCGGGACTGCATTTGGTCCCTGTTGATTTAGAAAACCTATATGCTAAAAAGAATAATCTCACGCCTCTCGAAAGCGTTGAGGTTTTCCTTTCAGAGCAACAACGTCTTCGGACCGAAAAGCAAAATCTAATTCGCAGAAGAAGAGCAAATCTACCCGCCGAAAAAACCCTGGAAACCTTCGACTTCGGATTCCAACGCAGCGTATCTAAGGAACAGATGCTAAGATTGTCCGATATGACTTGGGTTGAGCAAGCGTTCAACATTTGTTTTCTGGGCCCCCCTGGTATCGGAAAAACGCATTTGGCTTTATCCTTAGCGGTCCAGGCTTTAAACCTAGGTTATGCCGTAGCTTTTACGACCTTGGATGAACTCATAATTACACTAAAAACCTCGCAAATCTCGACCGCCAGTAAGAGACGAATAAAAATACTCAACTCGGCAGCACTGGTTATTATTGATGAAGTTGGCTTCATGCCACTTTCTACAATAGAAGCCAACCTATTCTTCGGTTTCGTGTCCTCAATGTCCGAGAAAACATCACTGATTATTACCTCAAACAAAGGATTCGATGAATGGGTTGACTTTTTAGGGGATGCAACAATTACAACTGCGATTTTAGACCGTCTTATCCACCACTGCGAGATTTTAAATATGACGGGCAACAGCTACAGACTCCAACATAGGAAGACTATAACCCAGAAATAA
- a CDS encoding type II toxin-antitoxin system death-on-curing family toxin: MEDIELLCIDDILIIHKEAIEMFGGSSEYYQDSITRVKSIIDQQYPHFDYDKYPTPFKKASMLWYFLTKNHCFVDGNKRVGFYAATVLLKINGYSDLIDDDEAYEKAIEITCLHLTGEDLDQYIIELSTWLEKRFTD; the protein is encoded by the coding sequence ATGGAAGATATCGAACTATTATGTATTGATGATATTCTTATTATTCACAAAGAAGCAATTGAAATGTTCGGTGGAAGCTCCGAATATTATCAGGATTCCATAACAAGGGTTAAAAGCATAATAGACCAACAATACCCTCACTTCGATTACGATAAATATCCAACACCTTTTAAGAAAGCCTCCATGCTTTGGTATTTTCTTACCAAGAATCATTGTTTCGTCGATGGAAATAAAAGAGTTGGATTTTATGCTGCGACTGTCCTTCTGAAAATAAACGGCTATTCCGATCTAATCGATGACGATGAAGCATATGAAAAAGCTATTGAAATAACGTGTTTGCACTTAACCGGCGAAGACTTAGACCAATATATAATTGAGCTATCAACATGGCTGGAAAAAAGATTTACTGATTAA
- a CDS encoding glycosyltransferase — MNDLFGVLALIVFVMWLGMGLIWFRYMKKLPVFWKNDNSNNHTIYPPLSVIIPACNEEESIEQAVTQLISQDYPSLEIVLVNDRSTDQTGAILEDLKVKYPQLKVITIFDLPPNWLGKNHAVYQGVKEATGEWLLLTDADIMFSPDSLKKAVSYASEHTLDHLTIAPNFLVKSILGNALTAYVMLAITFLAIFGKSVGIGAFNLIKRSVYQEIGGYEAIPLQPVDDMSLGKLVIQKGYKQGFGFSKQFITVRGYENISATFKGLEKNQFAGVNYSVLVAMGSCFSMLLLHVYPFVGLFFGSIWARTLCGFSVLTVFAVYSYLAKYIDTSRFYVLFHPISALVYIGIVINSTVKTLSRGGIEWRGTFYPLEELKKHNG, encoded by the coding sequence ATGAATGATCTATTTGGAGTATTGGCTTTAATCGTCTTTGTAATGTGGCTAGGTATGGGTTTAATTTGGTTTAGATATATGAAGAAATTACCAGTATTTTGGAAAAACGATAATTCTAACAATCACACTATTTATCCGCCATTATCTGTAATAATTCCGGCTTGTAATGAAGAAGAATCCATTGAACAGGCAGTTACACAGTTAATTAGCCAAGACTACCCTAGTTTAGAGATAGTATTAGTGAATGATCGCTCGACTGATCAAACAGGGGCGATTCTGGAGGATCTTAAAGTAAAATATCCTCAACTGAAAGTTATAACAATTTTTGATTTACCTCCAAACTGGTTAGGTAAAAATCATGCTGTTTACCAAGGTGTGAAGGAAGCTACGGGTGAGTGGCTACTTTTGACTGATGCCGATATAATGTTTTCCCCCGATAGCTTAAAGAAAGCTGTTAGTTATGCTTCTGAGCATACACTTGATCACTTAACAATAGCTCCAAATTTTTTAGTAAAAAGTATTTTGGGAAATGCTCTTACTGCCTATGTTATGTTAGCAATTACATTTCTTGCGATATTTGGCAAGAGCGTAGGAATAGGGGCATTTAACTTAATAAAAAGATCCGTATACCAAGAAATTGGTGGTTACGAAGCAATCCCTTTGCAACCAGTTGATGACATGTCTTTAGGTAAATTAGTAATACAGAAGGGATACAAACAGGGCTTCGGGTTTAGTAAGCAATTTATTACCGTAAGAGGGTATGAGAACATCTCAGCCACTTTCAAAGGACTTGAAAAGAATCAATTTGCTGGTGTGAATTACAGTGTTTTAGTTGCAATGGGATCATGCTTTTCGATGCTATTACTACATGTTTACCCATTTGTCGGTTTATTCTTTGGATCAATTTGGGCAAGAACATTGTGCGGCTTTTCTGTCCTCACAGTGTTTGCTGTCTATAGTTACTTAGCGAAATATATCGATACCTCTCGCTTTTACGTTTTGTTTCACCCTATATCAGCTTTGGTTTACATTGGAATAGTAATTAACTCTACTGTTAAGACACTAAGTCGAGGCGGTATCGAATGGCGGGGAACCTTTTATCCTTTGGAAGAGTTGAAGAAACATAATGGTTGA
- a CDS encoding DUF5071 domain-containing protein, giving the protein MVNIKELIRDLDWSKPEEVQKKAIEKLQEIEELDLVYLVQLSELNHKFCWHNAAIVLKSIGYPRIKPIIPYLMEWFQDVNWPGVNTIREILKSMDSNELMPYIEEAAKRVLSENDDLWAFGLILLLRDIGVEDFNDGHIFEELYKLSGMDRG; this is encoded by the coding sequence ATGGTTAATATCAAAGAATTAATCCGGGATTTGGATTGGAGCAAACCTGAAGAGGTTCAAAAGAAAGCAATAGAAAAATTACAAGAAATTGAAGAGTTAGATCTTGTTTATTTGGTTCAACTGAGTGAACTTAATCATAAATTTTGCTGGCATAATGCCGCTATAGTTTTAAAGTCAATTGGCTACCCGCGGATTAAACCAATAATCCCATATTTAATGGAATGGTTTCAAGATGTTAATTGGCCAGGAGTAAATACAATTAGGGAAATATTGAAAAGCATGGATTCAAATGAATTAATGCCATATATAGAGGAAGCTGCGAAAAGAGTATTATCAGAAAACGATGATTTATGGGCTTTTGGTTTAATTCTTTTGTTAAGGGATATTGGGGTAGAGGATTTTAACGACGGACATATATTTGAGGAATTGTACAAACTTTCTGGAATGGACAGAGGATAA
- a CDS encoding DUF4188 domain-containing protein yields the protein MLLLKIATTRTWHGIVPIEKAEAFQNYLKNTGIAEAKALSGNKGAYIYSLSQGEFEHFFMVSYWENIKSIHSFAGSNPHIAVTYPEDNKYCLISDPIVLHHEVQKVPLEFPLYL from the coding sequence ATGTTGCTTTTGAAGATTGCCACTACACGGACTTGGCATGGAATAGTTCCGATTGAAAAAGCAGAAGCTTTTCAAAATTATTTGAAAAATACAGGTATTGCAGAAGCAAAAGCATTATCTGGAAATAAGGGAGCTTATATTTATAGCTTATCGCAAGGTGAATTTGAACATTTTTTCATGGTATCCTATTGGGAAAATATTAAGTCAATCCATAGCTTTGCAGGCTCAAATCCTCATATAGCTGTTACTTACCCAGAAGATAATAAATATTGCCTGATTTCAGACCCTATTGTACTCCATCATGAAGTTCAGAAAGTACCATTAGAATTTCCTCTTTATTTATAG
- a CDS encoding DJ-1/PfpI family protein, which produces MRQWKIGILLFNEVEVLDFAGPFEVFSITNYPESNVKPFEVKTVAQTKETVRARNGLKVVPDYCFADNPNFDILVIPGGYGAEEIEIHNDDVVGWIKDQMNKVTLMTSVCTGAFLLAKAGLLDGKRATTHWMDIDRLEREFEKVEVERGVKYVDEGSIITAGGISAGINMSFFMILKLLGEEIARTTAKRMEYDICF; this is translated from the coding sequence ATGAGACAGTGGAAGATAGGAATATTACTATTTAATGAGGTTGAAGTATTAGACTTTGCAGGACCATTCGAGGTATTTTCCATTACGAATTACCCAGAATCCAACGTTAAACCATTTGAAGTTAAAACTGTTGCTCAAACAAAAGAAACAGTCCGAGCACGCAATGGACTTAAAGTTGTACCGGATTATTGCTTTGCGGATAATCCTAACTTCGACATCTTGGTTATCCCTGGTGGATACGGTGCAGAAGAGATTGAAATTCATAATGATGATGTTGTTGGATGGATAAAAGACCAAATGAATAAGGTTACATTAATGACATCTGTATGCACTGGCGCATTCTTGCTAGCTAAAGCGGGTTTGTTAGACGGTAAAAGAGCCACAACTCACTGGATGGATATTGATAGGTTAGAGCGGGAATTCGAAAAGGTTGAAGTGGAACGAGGCGTTAAGTACGTTGACGAGGGTTCAATAATTACAGCTGGCGGGATCTCAGCTGGAATTAATATGTCCTTTTTTATGATTCTAAAACTTCTAGGAGAAGAGATCGCTCGGACAACTGCCAAGAGAATGGAGTACGATATCTGTTTTTAG
- a CDS encoding IS110 family transposase, with translation MKEVNDLKVIHPICAGIDAHKSFMTVAIITTKNNGVYQTEVKTFSTMIDGIEMATSWLHQHDCHVVVIESTGKYWIPVFNLMEDSFALTLANPYFTKTFPGNKTDRRDAKWLAELHRLGLVQPSFIPLKPIREVKRGYKLEAAT, from the coding sequence ATGAAGGAGGTAAACGATCTGAAAGTTATTCACCCTATTTGCGCCGGAATTGATGCCCACAAAAGTTTTATGACCGTCGCTATCATCACTACCAAAAATAATGGTGTCTATCAGACCGAAGTAAAGACATTCTCAACTATGATCGATGGTATTGAAATGGCAACCAGTTGGCTTCATCAACACGACTGCCACGTTGTCGTGATTGAAAGCACCGGCAAGTACTGGATACCCGTTTTTAATCTTATGGAAGACTCTTTCGCTCTTACCCTAGCAAACCCCTACTTTACAAAAACATTTCCGGGCAACAAAACGGATCGCCGGGATGCTAAGTGGCTTGCGGAGCTACACAGGCTGGGTCTGGTTCAACCCAGTTTTATTCCCCTAAAACCTATTCGCGAAGTTAAACGTGGATATAAACTAGAAGCAGCGACTTAG
- a CDS encoding DUF169 domain-containing protein has product MVNKADVEKAYAVLDLDRQIVGIKIVKSKAEFEQAQAKELTYPLAYCVAVKLATNGKALKMTKEFSGCRGSTRALGLTPSPESFYNGQDGCALGLYESSELAASVARQMKYCPPDTYGVIIKPLEQFESDPDVVLMVGDSYQIMRVIQGYSYVYGLQPNFNMLGNQAVCVECTSYPLMTNQINVSLFCSGTRFLAKWRHTEVAVGIPYEKFGKVIEGVRLTVNAVEMNERKKVIQAKLAKLGYDGSEIRFNYTYYLKLEQDKQKQKQRKEVD; this is encoded by the coding sequence GTGGTTAACAAGGCTGATGTGGAAAAAGCCTATGCGGTATTAGATTTAGACAGGCAAATAGTTGGGATTAAGATAGTTAAGTCCAAAGCTGAATTCGAGCAAGCCCAAGCTAAAGAATTGACCTATCCACTTGCGTATTGTGTAGCGGTTAAGCTTGCAACAAATGGGAAAGCCTTGAAAATGACCAAAGAATTTTCGGGGTGTCGAGGAAGTACGAGAGCCCTCGGCCTAACCCCGTCTCCAGAAAGTTTTTATAATGGTCAGGATGGTTGTGCCTTAGGGCTATATGAATCGTCCGAACTTGCAGCAAGTGTTGCCAGGCAAATGAAATATTGTCCGCCAGATACTTATGGAGTCATTATTAAACCACTGGAACAATTTGAGTCGGATCCGGATGTCGTTTTGATGGTGGGTGACAGTTATCAGATCATGCGCGTCATACAGGGGTATTCCTATGTCTATGGCTTGCAGCCGAATTTTAATATGTTGGGAAATCAGGCAGTTTGTGTGGAATGCACATCTTACCCCTTAATGACAAATCAGATTAATGTTTCACTGTTTTGTTCAGGGACCAGATTTTTAGCAAAATGGCGACATACTGAAGTAGCTGTGGGAATTCCTTATGAAAAGTTTGGTAAGGTAATTGAAGGCGTCCGTTTAACCGTCAATGCGGTTGAAATGAATGAACGCAAAAAGGTTATCCAGGCAAAGCTCGCCAAGTTAGGCTATGACGGTTCTGAAATAAGGTTCAATTATACATATTATTTGAAATTAGAACAAGATAAACAAAAGCAAAAGCAGAGGAAGGAGGTTGACTAA
- a CDS encoding ABC transporter permease, translating to MDKKRILIITTRTLLVLGFIALWEWSAKNRWYNPFFTSYPTEIVKDIITFAKSGDLTYHTSITLKEAFLGLFYGTTIGILLGVLFGQFVTLGKILTPILTAINGIPQLALAPVYVLWFGLGLTSKVFLAGLMVFFCVFFATYNAIKNIEQNLVESAHILGANSFQTLWYVVLPASMPWILSGIRAGVGACMVGAIIGEYMGAAGGFGWMVTYATSFFMVRRVMSCITILLIVGIVLNWCLDKVEKYALRWKVETNLSMSMESK from the coding sequence ATGGATAAAAAGAGAATATTGATTATAACCACTCGAACTCTGCTGGTTTTAGGATTTATCGCCTTATGGGAATGGTCTGCGAAAAATCGTTGGTACAACCCGTTTTTTACCAGTTACCCCACCGAAATTGTCAAAGACATAATTACTTTTGCCAAAAGTGGCGATTTGACCTATCATACCTCAATTACTTTGAAAGAAGCCTTCTTAGGTTTGTTTTATGGAACAACTATCGGAATCTTGTTAGGGGTTTTATTTGGTCAGTTTGTAACCCTTGGAAAAATCCTTACTCCGATTTTGACTGCAATTAATGGTATTCCCCAGTTGGCTTTAGCACCGGTATATGTTTTATGGTTTGGTCTGGGGTTAACATCAAAAGTTTTTTTAGCAGGTCTAATGGTGTTTTTTTGCGTGTTTTTTGCAACTTATAATGCCATCAAAAACATTGAACAAAATCTGGTTGAATCTGCCCATATCCTAGGCGCAAATTCCTTCCAAACCTTGTGGTATGTAGTGTTGCCAGCCAGTATGCCCTGGATCCTTTCGGGTATCCGGGCTGGGGTAGGAGCGTGTATGGTAGGTGCCATTATTGGTGAGTATATGGGTGCTGCCGGTGGCTTTGGCTGGATGGTAACCTATGCCACCTCTTTTTTTATGGTCCGCAGAGTGATGTCCTGTATCACCATCTTGCTGATAGTAGGCATTGTATTAAATTGGTGTTTGGATAAAGTTGAAAAATACGCACTGCGCTGGAAGGTGGAAACCAATTTATCTATGAGTATGGAAAGCAAGTGA
- a CDS encoding ABC transporter substrate-binding protein — protein MKKIIAMLLLLVMSTTLLAGCGTKEKATEKETAGKELTKVVISEFRNLSWSAVYVAYQNGYFQEEGIAPEFALYKDGPIAFQGMHGGDSQFCLLSQEPVLKAEEEGLDSSIIYSVLDTRLYGFVSASDIKSVKDLKGQAIFAGMPGSAPYSFVSAILKEGGLDPQKDVTFVNLDYSASMSALSKGQIKASYINVDNRVEIQSMDVNVLVDTSNPADAAKYLKTDVFSGEIIAATGEFAAKNPKTVQGFVNAVDKGTKWINEHSAAEVAKLISPLFQGMNVDVLTKKISILKGAVTKTGYISEESQTAVENFCIKNGVIKAPIPYNQIIDMQFVKSIK, from the coding sequence ATGAAAAAAATTATTGCAATGCTGCTCTTATTGGTTATGTCCACAACCCTACTGGCCGGATGTGGCACAAAAGAGAAGGCAACAGAAAAAGAAACAGCCGGTAAGGAATTAACCAAGGTAGTGATTTCAGAGTTCAGAAATTTAAGCTGGTCAGCAGTTTACGTCGCTTATCAAAATGGTTATTTTCAGGAAGAGGGAATAGCTCCGGAATTTGCCTTATACAAAGATGGGCCGATTGCCTTCCAGGGAATGCACGGAGGGGATTCACAATTTTGCTTATTGTCCCAGGAACCGGTTCTGAAGGCAGAAGAAGAAGGTTTAGATTCTTCGATTATTTATTCCGTCTTAGATACCAGACTTTATGGCTTTGTCAGTGCCAGTGATATTAAAAGTGTCAAAGATCTCAAAGGTCAAGCGATTTTTGCAGGTATGCCAGGGTCTGCACCCTATTCTTTTGTCTCTGCTATTCTCAAAGAAGGCGGCTTAGATCCACAAAAAGATGTTACCTTTGTTAATTTGGATTACAGCGCTTCGATGTCAGCCTTAAGTAAAGGACAAATCAAAGCCAGTTACATTAATGTTGATAACCGGGTAGAAATTCAAAGTATGGATGTCAATGTATTAGTTGATACTTCCAACCCGGCTGATGCTGCCAAGTACTTAAAAACAGATGTCTTTTCAGGAGAAATTATTGCTGCTACAGGCGAGTTTGCCGCTAAAAATCCTAAAACCGTACAAGGTTTTGTTAATGCAGTGGATAAAGGTACTAAATGGATCAATGAACATAGTGCAGCAGAAGTGGCTAAATTGATTTCGCCTTTATTCCAGGGAATGAATGTGGATGTTTTAACTAAGAAAATCTCAATTTTAAAAGGCGCTGTTACCAAAACCGGCTATATTTCTGAAGAATCCCAGACAGCAGTGGAAAACTTCTGTATCAAAAATGGGGTAATTAAAGCACCGATCCCTTATAACCAAATTATTGATATGCAATTTGTAAAGTCAATTAAATAA
- a CDS encoding ABC transporter ATP-binding protein has product MSYIRFESIEKSFAGKKVLDNINICIEQGEFITLLGPSGCGKTTLLRCLAGLEKVDGGKIFLDNRDITYALPKERNLSMIFQQYSLFPTMTVAKNIAFGLKMQKLDKAEIKSRVANTLKMVDLVGSENKYPGQLSGGEKQRVALARSIVTKSKVLLLDEPFSAIDAKLRKALQIKIKEIHDELGMTTVFVTHDQEEAMRMSDRIYLMNNGKVEQAGSPMDLYLNPKTTFAASFMGHCNLLSHEAFQQVTAFEKVKQGFYAIRPENIGMTLQENTEHTPNNYYLKGIVKRIIPQGNIIRYTVLVNGNLLDVDTLFEVNNQLVKNNEVYLSIDKELIIYFGII; this is encoded by the coding sequence ATGAGCTATATTAGATTTGAAAGCATTGAAAAATCCTTTGCTGGCAAAAAGGTCTTAGACAATATCAACATTTGTATTGAGCAGGGTGAGTTTATTACCTTGTTAGGACCTTCCGGTTGTGGGAAAACTACATTGCTGCGCTGTTTGGCGGGCTTAGAAAAAGTAGATGGCGGTAAGATTTTTTTAGACAACAGAGATATTACTTACGCTTTGCCCAAAGAAAGAAATCTTAGTATGATTTTTCAGCAGTATAGTTTATTTCCGACTATGACAGTCGCAAAAAATATTGCCTTTGGTTTAAAAATGCAGAAACTTGACAAAGCAGAAATTAAAAGCCGGGTTGCTAACACTCTGAAAATGGTTGATCTGGTGGGAAGTGAAAATAAGTACCCGGGACAATTATCCGGTGGTGAGAAGCAACGTGTAGCCTTGGCAAGAAGTATTGTTACCAAATCAAAAGTCTTACTATTAGACGAACCGTTTAGTGCTATTGATGCAAAACTTAGGAAAGCTCTGCAGATAAAAATCAAGGAAATACATGATGAATTAGGGATGACAACTGTCTTTGTGACCCATGACCAGGAAGAAGCCATGAGAATGTCTGACCGGATTTATTTAATGAACAATGGCAAAGTTGAACAGGCTGGTTCCCCAATGGATTTATACTTAAATCCAAAAACAACTTTTGCCGCAAGTTTCATGGGGCATTGCAATCTATTATCCCACGAAGCTTTTCAACAAGTGACAGCATTTGAAAAGGTCAAGCAAGGTTTCTATGCAATCCGTCCAGAGAATATTGGGATGACTTTGCAGGAGAACACTGAACATACTCCCAATAATTATTATCTTAAGGGAATCGTCAAGCGGATTATCCCCCAGGGAAATATTATTCGTTATACAGTATTAGTTAATGGGAATCTTCTAGATGTTGATACTTTGTTTGAAGTCAACAATCAGTTGGTTAAAAATAACGAGGTATATTTATCAATTGACAAAGAGCTGATTATTTATTTCGGTATTATTTAA
- a CDS encoding CRISPR-associated helicase/endonuclease Cas3, with protein MPTNSKRFIAHIRAADKQEQYVDEHNDHAAELAAAVAQGYGLANIAKLAGRHHDDGKNTPEFTAYIRAAAEGKKVVRGSVIHSTHGAILVNELASSKLSSRLTAEMVRTAIMSHHGLRDCLSLDGDAVFAEAAEKVAGSYESVKKEVYRHYGEDSINQEFVEACRDTRSIVASIQALQKKSKSLGSIQFYLAMFTRLLTSIVIDADRTDTACFEDKRALPRPKAPDERRAMWEMYLAHYEKELEELPKGKKPSSLDPYRGEISKACAEFDGGEAGIFRLVVPCGAGKTLAALRYALHTAWHYGKERIFYIAPFNSILEQNAGEISRFIGDPAAVLEHHSNIIFNDGESKDNIEEEKRYQLLTENWAQSPVVATTAVQFLNTLFAGKTSNLRRMQALGNSVIILDEIQALPLKVLKPFDGAMNFLATFCKTSVVLCSATQPLLDKMDNYRILPPKSIIVDEEKYSEAFRRVQIVECMTERGYSREEAADFIVGQLYESRSVLAIVNTKRGAREIFKHIRNRLADETLYRIFHLSTNMCPAHRSRVLGQLRAGLEDKESGEKIICISTSLIEAGVDVSFERVVRSLTGLDNIVQAAGRCNRNYETSCGIVSIINLRDEQTGRLGYLKVARQATQELLYSIKTSPGCYPGGALSKAAMNEYYARYFYSLFAEMAYPLKFDPEHNLLHLLTNNPSGKKGFEEKYPQEQLPELKQAFKEAGEVFSVIEDDGKADVFIDYDDEAGNRLKKLKAATTLQEKRSALRQLQPYMVQLRENDWIQRQRLALTSEDAGILVLPPGYYDREYGVDETLDIKMETLII; from the coding sequence ATGCCTACGAACTCCAAGCGTTTTATTGCTCATATCCGCGCAGCCGATAAACAAGAGCAATATGTAGATGAGCACAATGATCATGCAGCAGAGCTGGCTGCTGCTGTGGCTCAGGGTTACGGCCTTGCTAATATCGCCAAACTGGCGGGGCGGCATCATGACGACGGCAAAAATACGCCTGAGTTTACCGCATATATCCGGGCGGCGGCTGAGGGAAAAAAAGTCGTCCGCGGTTCTGTTATTCATTCTACTCACGGCGCCATACTGGTCAATGAACTGGCTTCCTCAAAGCTGAGTTCCCGTTTAACTGCGGAAATGGTCCGGACGGCAATTATGAGCCATCACGGACTGAGAGACTGCCTTTCTCTGGACGGGGATGCCGTGTTTGCGGAAGCGGCGGAAAAGGTCGCCGGCTCCTATGAAAGCGTAAAAAAAGAGGTCTACAGGCACTACGGTGAGGATTCTATCAATCAAGAATTTGTTGAGGCCTGCCGTGACACCCGGTCCATAGTGGCAAGTATTCAGGCATTGCAGAAAAAAAGTAAGTCATTAGGTTCTATCCAATTTTATTTGGCTATGTTCACCCGCTTGCTCACCTCCATTGTCATAGATGCCGACCGGACAGATACTGCCTGTTTTGAAGATAAGAGAGCGTTGCCCCGGCCCAAAGCACCCGACGAGCGCCGGGCTATGTGGGAAATGTATCTGGCTCACTATGAAAAAGAACTGGAAGAGCTGCCAAAGGGGAAAAAACCATCCAGCCTGGACCCTTACCGAGGGGAAATATCCAAGGCCTGCGCAGAATTTGACGGCGGCGAGGCGGGAATCTTCCGCTTGGTGGTACCCTGCGGGGCTGGAAAAACCCTGGCCGCTCTCCGCTATGCCTTACATACTGCCTGGCATTATGGAAAAGAGCGCATTTTTTATATCGCTCCTTTCAACTCCATTCTGGAGCAAAACGCAGGGGAAATCTCCAGGTTTATCGGGGACCCTGCAGCTGTGCTGGAACATCATTCCAACATTATTTTTAATGACGGTGAGAGCAAAGATAACATAGAAGAGGAGAAAAGGTATCAACTGCTGACGGAAAACTGGGCCCAGTCCCCGGTGGTGGCCACTACCGCCGTCCAGTTTCTGAACACGTTGTTTGCAGGCAAGACCTCCAACCTGCGCCGGATGCAGGCTCTGGGGAATTCGGTGATTATCCTGGATGAAATCCAGGCCCTGCCCCTAAAGGTTTTAAAGCCCTTTGACGGGGCTATGAATTTTCTGGCTACTTTCTGCAAAACCTCCGTGGTCCTTTGCTCCGCAACCCAGCCCCTTCTGGATAAGATGGACAATTACCGGATCTTACCCCCGAAAAGCATCATTGTCGATGAAGAAAAATACAGTGAGGCTTTCCGGCGGGTGCAAATTGTGGAATGCATGACGGAGCGGGGGTATTCACGGGAAGAAGCGGCGGATTTCATTGTCGGTCAACTGTATGAGTCTCGATCCGTGCTGGCCATTGTCAACACCAAACGAGGCGCTCGTGAAATTTTTAAGCATATACGGAACAGGCTGGCGGATGAAACCCTATACCGGATTTTTCATTTGTCCACCAATATGTGTCCTGCTCATCGCAGCAGAGTCCTGGGTCAATTGCGCGCAGGGCTTGAGGACAAGGAGTCCGGTGAAAAGATTATCTGCATCAGTACATCGTTAATTGAAGCGGGAGTGGATGTTTCTTTTGAGCGGGTCGTCCGTTCGCTGACCGGTCTGGATAATATTGTCCAGGCGGCGGGACGCTGCAACCGCAACTATGAAACCTCCTGCGGAATCGTCTCAATCATCAACCTCCGGGATGAACAGACAGGCAGGCTGGGTTATCTCAAAGTAGCCCGGCAGGCCACCCAGGAATTGCTGTACAGCATAAAAACCTCCCCCGGGTGTTATCCTGGAGGGGCTTTATCCAAGGCCGCCATGAATGAGTATTATGCAAGATACTTTTACTCTTTGTTTGCTGAAATGGCCTATCCCCTGAAGTTCGATCCGGAGCACAACCTGCTCCATTTGTTGACGAACAATCCTTCCGGCAAAAAAGGATTTGAGGAAAAATATCCTCAGGAGCAGCTTCCCGAGTTGAAGCAGGCCTTCAAAGAAGCGGGTGAAGTGTTTTCCGTGATCGAGGACGACGGAAAAGCAGATGTATTCATTGACTACGACGATGAGGCCGGGAACAGGCTGAAAAAGCTGAAGGCGGCAACGACCCTCCAGGAAAAACGTTCGGCCCTGCGGCAGCTTCAGCCTTACATGGTGCAGTTAAGGGAGAATGACTGGATCCAAAGGCAGCGATTAGCTCTGACATCAGAGGACGCGGGCATTCTGGTGCTCCCCCCCGGTTACTATGACAGGGAGTATGGAGTGGATGAGACCCTGGACATTAAGATGGAAACACTGATCATTTAA